Proteins found in one Fulvitalea axinellae genomic segment:
- a CDS encoding HipA domain-containing protein, with the protein MIEIKNCPATLLPGHGTYSRAGLKKLFGGTKVSHLLPYPSPFAADGVDRQFLLNRQSVSLSGVQGKFSLIRDGHGMRLATPDEQGTHILKPAPQKIAGLTKNEEHLPANEHLTMQIAEQVYKIDTAHSAMIFFGDGTPAYLVKRFDLGPGNFKYAQEDFASLLAKTKRSHGADFKYTGSYADLFQAMRGKVAAYPVEALKLFRIIVFNYLFSNGDAHLKNFSLLETPDGDYALSPAYDLLNTRIHVDDKDLALDQGLLPKDPGGSLRIKLLKLADIADLSPKAVAKTLKQMSAPYDKTEVLINRSFLSEKLKRNYLQTYRRRLKTLQKT; encoded by the coding sequence ATGATAGAAATCAAGAATTGCCCCGCCACTCTCCTGCCCGGACACGGCACCTACAGTCGTGCGGGCCTCAAAAAACTCTTCGGCGGAACCAAAGTCAGCCATCTGCTCCCTTACCCCTCGCCCTTCGCCGCCGACGGCGTGGACCGCCAGTTCCTGCTTAACAGGCAAAGCGTATCGCTCTCCGGCGTACAGGGCAAATTCTCCCTTATCCGAGACGGCCACGGCATGCGCCTCGCCACTCCCGACGAACAGGGAACGCACATCCTCAAGCCCGCGCCCCAAAAAATTGCCGGCCTTACCAAAAACGAGGAACACTTGCCGGCCAACGAGCACTTGACCATGCAGATCGCCGAGCAGGTTTACAAGATAGACACCGCCCACAGCGCCATGATCTTCTTCGGCGACGGAACACCCGCCTACCTCGTCAAACGCTTCGACCTTGGGCCTGGAAACTTCAAATACGCCCAGGAAGACTTCGCCTCGCTTCTGGCCAAAACCAAGCGGAGCCACGGCGCCGACTTCAAATACACCGGCTCCTATGCCGACCTATTTCAGGCCATGCGAGGCAAAGTGGCCGCCTATCCCGTCGAAGCCCTTAAGCTCTTCCGGATCATCGTCTTCAACTACCTGTTCTCAAACGGTGACGCCCACCTCAAGAACTTCTCCCTGCTCGAAACTCCCGACGGCGACTACGCACTCAGCCCGGCCTACGACCTGCTGAACACCCGCATCCACGTCGACGACAAAGACCTCGCCCTCGACCAAGGCCTGTTGCCCAAAGATCCCGGAGGCTCCTTGCGGATTAAACTCCTGAAACTGGCCGATATAGCCGACCTAAGCCCCAAAGCCGTGGCCAAAACCCTAAAACAGATGTCCGCCCCGTACGACAAAACCGAAGTCCTGATAAACAGGTCCTTCCTTAGCGAAAAACTGAAAAGGAACTACCTTCAAACTTATCGCAGACGTCTAAAGACCCTACAAAAAACGTAG
- a CDS encoding HipA N-terminal domain-containing protein gives MVSATVTFRGTPAGTLLRRDDGAFEFRYLPDWLRDPEAPPVSLTLPKRPEAYESPHLFPFFFNMLPEGENKTAVCRSLRIDENDDFALLLAVAHHDTIGAVCVIQNPDR, from the coding sequence ATGGTCTCAGCCACCGTAACATTCAGGGGAACACCCGCCGGCACCCTGCTCCGGCGCGACGACGGCGCCTTCGAGTTCCGCTATCTGCCCGACTGGCTCCGCGATCCCGAAGCCCCGCCCGTAAGCCTTACCCTGCCCAAAAGGCCCGAAGCCTACGAGTCTCCGCACCTTTTTCCCTTCTTCTTCAATATGCTCCCCGAAGGCGAAAACAAAACCGCCGTATGCCGTTCCCTGCGCATCGACGAGAACGACGATTTCGCCCTCCTGCTGGCCGTAGCCCACCACGACACCATTGGCGCCGTCTGCGTAATCCAAAACCCTGACCGATGA
- a CDS encoding helix-turn-helix transcriptional regulator, producing MTEIIRHRRKTLGITQETLSDISGVNLKTIKTLEKGEGNPTLDTLRSLADALGLEIVLQIKSPTL from the coding sequence ATGACCGAAATAATCCGGCACCGACGAAAAACACTGGGCATCACGCAGGAAACCCTGTCCGACATCTCCGGCGTAAACCTCAAAACCATCAAAACACTGGAAAAAGGAGAAGGCAACCCCACGCTGGACACCCTCCGAAGCCTGGCCGACGCTCTGGGTCTGGAAATCGTTCTCCAGATAAAGAGCCCGACCCTATAA
- a CDS encoding AAA family ATPase, whose translation MEHISELVKESKASLFHSDEPEIPSSKARLRLIEAMSAETFSLNFSGDTLPVAEDLMAYFRNDPAFRGNLSKGILLYGPPGRGKSTLMRIFMNARLRPFRHVSCPDMALRMFNGDMDDFLRFGIGAHAQPASVLFDDLGAEIDVNHYGSKISPMEQILQTRYSLSTKGLAKTHFTTNLNPEQLAQRYGEKGLSRLQGMCNIIPYGQNSSDFRSQNPYPSNP comes from the coding sequence ATGGAACACATCTCCGAACTGGTAAAAGAGAGTAAAGCCTCCCTGTTTCATTCCGACGAGCCCGAGATCCCGTCCTCCAAGGCCCGCTTGCGGTTGATCGAAGCCATGTCGGCCGAAACCTTCTCCCTCAATTTCTCCGGAGACACCCTCCCCGTCGCGGAGGACCTGATGGCCTATTTCCGCAACGACCCCGCCTTCCGGGGCAACCTCTCCAAAGGGATACTCCTCTACGGACCGCCCGGCAGAGGCAAGTCCACGCTCATGAGAATTTTCATGAACGCCCGCCTGCGTCCCTTCCGCCACGTATCCTGCCCCGACATGGCCCTGCGCATGTTCAACGGCGACATGGACGATTTCCTCCGCTTCGGCATCGGCGCCCACGCCCAACCCGCCAGCGTCTTGTTCGACGACCTCGGCGCCGAGATCGACGTCAACCATTACGGTAGCAAAATAAGCCCCATGGAACAGATCCTGCAGACCCGCTACAGCCTATCGACAAAAGGTTTGGCAAAAACCCACTTCACCACCAATCTGAATCCCGAACAACTCGCCCAACGCTACGGCGAAAAAGGTCTTTCCCGCCTGCAAGGCATGTGCAATATCATCCCCTACGGCCAAAACTCCTCCGATTTCCGGAGCCAAAACCCGTATCCGTCAAATCCCTAA
- a CDS encoding replication initiation protein: MLPVKFKNYRIAKSNDVISAQEGFSMLQQRIITLMCAHIQPEDDEFKEYKIPIRLILGRKKSESLGGGYQRVREAAEGLTKSAINIETDDRWVSYAFITKAEGRKGEGFIRVRFSAEMKPFFLSLKRNYTSYFLKNVYNFRKSRFSLRIYELCIQYVPKTWKRVFDIDKLRHILSIDDKYQRIADLKRFVLDPACSEINGHSDISLEYELLKEGRRFSKVVFRVSPNEHFVSPPEPGEPAFELNDTEAQVLDEVSDESSELPEWLNEKKASAMAERYGAERLAFYVRRIEAKENIESKAGYLYKALKEGYYEQDMKDDRQAREAKQKSDSERKKHQDENRRTEELKAEFHARYERRKQEVLESHDSEDNRFEYMSDIEFESGYVYEKKFLQEWSAGTPSEDALKFYGKWLLKRHGEQQDWDLDTFLEIHEI, translated from the coding sequence ATGTTGCCCGTAAAGTTCAAAAACTATCGCATCGCCAAGTCAAACGATGTTATCAGTGCCCAAGAAGGGTTTTCCATGTTGCAACAGCGCATCATAACCCTTATGTGTGCCCACATACAGCCCGAGGACGACGAGTTCAAGGAATACAAGATACCGATCAGGCTTATCCTCGGACGCAAAAAGTCCGAAAGCCTTGGCGGCGGTTACCAGCGGGTAAGGGAAGCCGCCGAGGGCCTCACCAAAAGCGCTATCAATATCGAAACAGATGACCGGTGGGTAAGCTATGCGTTTATCACCAAGGCCGAGGGCCGCAAAGGCGAGGGCTTCATACGGGTAAGGTTCTCCGCCGAGATGAAGCCGTTTTTCCTTTCGCTCAAACGGAACTACACGTCCTACTTCCTCAAGAACGTTTACAACTTCCGCAAGTCGAGGTTCTCGTTGCGAATTTACGAGCTGTGCATACAGTACGTCCCCAAAACTTGGAAACGCGTATTCGACATCGACAAACTGCGCCATATCCTCAGTATCGACGACAAATACCAGCGCATAGCGGACCTCAAGCGTTTCGTCCTCGACCCGGCTTGCTCCGAAATCAACGGGCACTCCGACATCTCCCTCGAATACGAACTGCTAAAGGAGGGGCGTCGCTTCTCCAAAGTCGTGTTCAGGGTATCCCCGAACGAACACTTTGTCAGCCCGCCCGAACCCGGAGAACCGGCCTTCGAGCTGAACGACACCGAAGCCCAGGTTCTGGATGAGGTATCCGACGAGTCTTCGGAACTGCCCGAATGGCTCAACGAGAAAAAAGCTTCCGCAATGGCCGAGCGCTACGGGGCCGAAAGATTAGCCTTCTACGTCCGTCGCATCGAGGCCAAAGAAAACATCGAGAGCAAAGCCGGATACCTCTACAAAGCCCTTAAGGAGGGGTACTACGAGCAGGACATGAAAGACGACCGCCAAGCCCGGGAAGCCAAACAGAAGTCCGATTCCGAAAGAAAGAAACACCAAGACGAGAACCGCAGGACAGAAGAGCTAAAAGCCGAGTTCCACGCTCGCTACGAGCGTCGTAAACAAGAAGTCCTCGAATCGCACGACAGCGAGGACAACCGCTTCGAGTACATGTCCGATATAGAGTTCGAATCCGGATACGTCTACGAAAAGAAATTCCTGCAGGAATGGAGCGCCGGAACCCCTTCGGAAGATGCTCTGAAATTCTACGGAAAATGGCTCCTGAAACGCCACGGTGAACAACAGGATTGGGACCTGGACACCTTTTTGGAAATCCACGAAATCTGA
- a CDS encoding ParA family protein — MPKIISIINHKGGVGKTTTTANLGAALANAGQSVLLVDLDPQGNLSQHFDVYGPEEQIADAFISGKPVTRLKIGNRLYLAPSDLRLMDAERELLQSRLAFGKLRRALTETPGIDTFDYILIDCPPSLGILTENALTASSEVIIPIEPTAFAYNGLDRIFSLIDEIQTEIGTALNVRAVILTMVDSRTSVQRHIREEIENLVGPEAICQSTISRAVALQEAAVEGKHIFEYAPGSRSAKEYLALAEEIFSLQPQV; from the coding sequence ATGCCAAAAATCATATCCATCATAAACCACAAAGGTGGCGTAGGCAAGACTACAACCACCGCCAATCTCGGCGCGGCTCTCGCCAACGCCGGGCAGTCCGTTCTTCTCGTCGACCTCGACCCGCAAGGCAACCTTAGCCAGCACTTCGACGTCTACGGTCCCGAAGAACAAATCGCCGACGCCTTCATTTCCGGCAAACCCGTAACAAGGCTCAAAATAGGCAACCGCCTATACCTCGCTCCCTCCGACCTCCGGCTTATGGACGCCGAAAGGGAACTCCTCCAAAGCCGTCTCGCCTTCGGAAAACTCCGCAGGGCCCTTACCGAAACGCCCGGTATCGATACCTTCGATTATATCCTTATCGACTGCCCGCCGTCCCTCGGTATCCTCACCGAAAACGCCCTTACGGCCTCCTCCGAAGTGATTATCCCTATCGAACCCACGGCCTTCGCCTACAACGGACTCGACAGAATATTCTCGCTGATCGACGAGATCCAGACCGAGATAGGAACAGCCCTAAACGTCCGCGCCGTCATCCTCACCATGGTCGATTCCCGCACCAGCGTACAGCGTCACATCCGCGAGGAAATCGAAAACCTCGTAGGTCCCGAAGCTATTTGCCAATCCACAATATCCCGCGCCGTGGCCCTGCAGGAAGCCGCTGTCGAAGGAAAACACATCTTCGAGTACGCCCCCGGATCCCGTTCGGCCAAAGAATACCTCGCCTTGGCGGAAGAAATATTCAGCCTTCAGCCCCAAGTCTAA
- a CDS encoding pentapeptide repeat-containing protein — protein MDLHRAELEESNLSGSSFFNSNLRGAFLYKANLEKCNLESANLIVADFRESILLNASLKASIAISTSFLGADLRCSNFERANISGADFTNADLRGANMLCANMEGAKFENALYNDETIWPKGFDLEGSGAVRAE, from the coding sequence TTGGATCTTCACAGAGCCGAATTAGAGGAAAGTAATTTGTCGGGCTCCAGTTTTTTTAATTCCAATTTAAGGGGAGCTTTTCTTTATAAAGCCAATTTAGAGAAGTGTAATTTGGAGTCGGCTAATTTAATTGTTGCGGATTTTAGGGAAAGCATATTACTCAACGCCTCTTTGAAGGCTAGTATAGCCATATCGACATCGTTTCTGGGCGCTGATCTAAGGTGTTCAAATTTTGAGCGCGCAAATATTTCCGGCGCTGATTTCACTAATGCGGACTTAAGGGGGGCAAATATGCTATGTGCCAATATGGAAGGAGCCAAATTTGAAAATGCGTTGTATAACGATGAAACCATTTGGCCTAAGGGTTTTGACCTTGAGGGGAGTGGGGCTGTGAGGGCTGAATAA
- a CDS encoding type II toxin-antitoxin system prevent-host-death family antitoxin yields MIAANYTEFRKDLKKYLDRVEEDGETLIVKRGSGEGTVTISMREYNAMLETMHLMRSKANAEHLMRSIGQVECGETVKGKLIDPE; encoded by the coding sequence ATGATAGCTGCAAATTATACGGAGTTCCGGAAGGATTTGAAGAAATACCTTGACCGGGTGGAAGAGGATGGCGAGACGTTGATCGTGAAGCGGGGATCCGGCGAGGGTACGGTGACGATTTCGATGAGGGAATATAACGCGATGTTGGAGACGATGCATTTGATGAGGTCCAAGGCGAACGCAGAGCATTTGATGCGATCGATCGGGCAGGTGGAGTGCGGTGAGACTGTAAAGGGTAAACTGATCGATCCGGAATGA
- a CDS encoding Txe/YoeB family addiction module toxin, whose translation MNVVFSKEAWDDYVKWQSDKRVLKKINTLIKTIQRTPTEGAGNPEALKHALSGYWSRRIDGEHRLVYSFSDTEVVIVSCRYHYR comes from the coding sequence ATGAACGTAGTTTTTTCGAAGGAGGCTTGGGACGACTATGTGAAGTGGCAGTCGGATAAGCGGGTTTTAAAAAAGATCAATACGCTGATCAAGACGATTCAGCGGACCCCGACGGAGGGGGCCGGGAATCCGGAGGCGTTGAAGCACGCTTTGTCGGGGTATTGGTCTAGGCGGATTGACGGTGAGCACCGGCTGGTGTATTCGTTTTCGGATACGGAGGTGGTGATTGTTTCTTGCAGGTATCATTATCGGTGA
- a CDS encoding ISAs1 family transposase, with the protein MLAVFRSGGKLNFSQIHRSMKRDHDYWRDFTGGKSKCCVSRVQLRRILKDTDIQGLKAVAETTFNANETIDPQALQWFSIDGKELRGSIDKSSGDKRGESVVLVTAQEDKTSKVVGYYSGTKDSERGIVDEYFETQSGLSGTAYTMDALHNNSGLLEGIHGKRGVYLSQIKGNQKILREDLRDMERRSECLDYKKTVEKGHGRIETRIYRTYPVETGCLERRWSNTGMSCFIRVDRTRKVVKTGKTSSETSYYVSNINTGLIDQYNLPNAVRGHWSVEANNNMRDTNFGEDGLRSLVSGIQQSVSCILTAVMNILIQRNAGENMNEMREEIVADINSIHQYFNR; encoded by the coding sequence ATGCTTGCCGTATTCAGGAGCGGAGGAAAACTCAATTTCTCACAGATTCACCGCTCAATGAAAAGGGATCACGATTATTGGCGGGATTTCACAGGTGGTAAAAGTAAGTGTTGTGTGAGCCGTGTTCAACTCCGAAGAATCCTGAAGGATACAGATATACAGGGACTTAAGGCGGTTGCTGAAACCACTTTTAACGCAAACGAAACTATAGATCCGCAAGCTCTTCAATGGTTTTCGATTGACGGTAAAGAACTCCGGGGGAGTATCGACAAATCCTCAGGGGACAAACGCGGGGAAAGCGTGGTTCTGGTTACCGCGCAAGAAGATAAAACCAGCAAGGTTGTAGGCTACTATTCGGGTACCAAAGACTCCGAGCGGGGTATTGTCGACGAATATTTTGAAACTCAATCCGGTCTTTCGGGAACGGCTTATACGATGGATGCCCTTCACAATAATTCCGGGTTACTGGAGGGAATCCATGGAAAACGGGGCGTCTACCTTTCACAAATAAAAGGGAACCAGAAAATACTCCGTGAAGACCTTCGAGACATGGAGCGGAGATCAGAATGTTTGGATTATAAAAAGACCGTCGAAAAGGGCCATGGCAGGATCGAAACAAGAATATACCGGACCTACCCGGTGGAAACGGGATGCTTGGAGCGTCGCTGGTCGAATACGGGGATGAGCTGCTTCATACGGGTAGACCGTACCCGTAAAGTCGTTAAAACAGGAAAAACATCAAGCGAGACATCATACTACGTCAGCAATATAAATACCGGTCTTATTGATCAATACAACTTGCCTAACGCCGTAAGGGGACACTGGTCCGTAGAGGCAAACAATAATATGAGGGATACGAACTTCGGAGAGGACGGGTTAAGGAGCCTTGTCTCTGGTATACAGCAAAGTGTTTCATGTATTTTGACTGCTGTAATGAATATTTTGATCCAAAGGAACGCTGGTGAAAATATGAATGAAATGCGAGAGGAGATCGTAGCAGATATAAATTCTATTCACCAATATTTTAATAGATAG
- a CDS encoding HYC_CC_PP family protein: MRKVIAISFALLLLLNNMGLAVGVHFCGGKAVERQLSFSHDDLTCGMEMFEMDSCPKEKGSEHSRVHSTPCCENQIMSVSIDEDFPSALTDMGISPLFLEAFARTFVWSPNLQDSEPVSWSLAEPPLPDRDLYLLYQRIVLYA; the protein is encoded by the coding sequence ATGAGGAAAGTTATCGCCATATCGTTCGCCTTGCTTCTGTTGTTGAACAACATGGGGCTTGCTGTGGGCGTACATTTTTGCGGTGGCAAGGCGGTTGAGCGTCAGCTGTCTTTTTCTCATGATGACCTGACCTGCGGGATGGAGATGTTCGAGATGGACTCTTGCCCAAAGGAAAAGGGTTCCGAACACTCGCGGGTACATTCCACCCCTTGCTGCGAGAACCAAATCATGTCGGTTTCGATAGACGAAGATTTCCCTTCCGCATTGACGGATATGGGAATCAGTCCTTTGTTTCTGGAAGCTTTCGCCCGGACGTTTGTCTGGAGCCCAAACCTTCAGGATTCAGAGCCCGTAAGCTGGAGTCTCGCAGAACCGCCCCTTCCCGACAGGGATCTATACCTTCTGTATCAGAGGATAGTTCTGTACGCCTAA
- a CDS encoding efflux RND transporter permease subunit — MLHTVIRYFLRNRLITFILMLFLVLWGMVTAPFAWKNDWLPSDPVAVDAIPDIGENQQIVFTQWMGRSPQDIEDQITYPLTTSLLGIPGVKSIRSSSIFGMSSIYIIFKEDVEFYWSRSRILEKLNSLPSNLLPEGVQPALGPDATALGQVYMYTLEGRDPEGNPTGGWDLHEIRKVQDFHVKYALSAVEGVSEVASIGGYVQEYQVDVDPNALKSYNIALHQVMRAVQQANKDVGAKTIEINQAEYLVRGLGYVKSIGDLEEAVVSLVDQTPIRIKDIARVNLGPATRRGALDKDGAEVVGGVVVARYGSNPMQVINRVKDKMRAISSGLPKKTLADGRESQLTVMPFYDRSNLIHETLGTLEEALSLEVLVTVLVVIIMVLNLRASFLISSLLPVAVLMVFIAMRYFHVDANIVALSGIAIAIGTMVDLGIVLSENVIKHIKEAPPGQKLVDTIETAATEVGSAILTAVATTIISFVPVFTMQAAEGKLFRPLAFTKTFALLAALLVSLLILPTLAYWIFGFKLKSENKTKIANALLLLAGLFVGWRYSWQAGGMLSALALSYLIAYVPRVPKKISDMAPIAAAIVSVDALLAQYWMPLGLGFSFWWNFLFVTALLAVILGGFYALERNYRRILQWCLENKKKFLALPFSLMAFALMAWVGFQPLFGFVAKGFDSVGWNIRATAPWSAMSHAFPGMGNEFMPALDEGSFLLMPTSMPHAGLDQNKRVVQQLDMLMANIPEVDLAVGKLGRVESALDPAPISMYENIINYKTEYFTDKNDRKPRFKVDGEGKFETKTGEKLSNDEALERNLNPGRDLVEYSEGEYFRNWRTHIQSSDDIWNEIVKASKIPGVTSAPKLQPIETRLVMLQTGMRAPMGIKVYGPDLKTIEEFGLKLEDLLKEVPTVKKEAVFADRIVGKPYLHLKINRTEIARYGLSIEDVQRFIETAIGGVRLSQTVEGRERFPIRVRYPRELRDNPEALASIFIPTPSGAQVPLEELIDIEYVQGPQMIKSEETFLVGYVLFDKLDGESEGEVVKRAQQYIQGRIDNGELTVPAGVSYKFSGNYENQIRAEKRLSIIVPIVLLTIFMILYMQFRSVATSLMIFTGIAMAFSGAFILLWLYGQDWFMNLDLGTVNFRELFQMHTVNLSVAVWVGFIALFGIATDDGVLIGTYLDQSMNKNKPKDRESIREAICQAGSRRIKPAVMTSATTIIAVLPVLTSTGRGSDIMIPMAIPAFGGMVVAAVTYFITPVLYSWRAESKLGKEEKA, encoded by the coding sequence ATGTTACACACCGTAATACGTTACTTCCTGCGCAACAGGTTGATAACATTTATACTTATGCTTTTTCTGGTGCTCTGGGGAATGGTAACGGCTCCCTTTGCCTGGAAAAACGATTGGCTCCCGTCCGATCCCGTGGCGGTGGACGCCATCCCCGATATCGGGGAAAACCAGCAGATTGTCTTTACGCAGTGGATGGGGCGGTCTCCTCAGGATATCGAGGACCAGATCACCTATCCGTTGACCACTTCGCTTTTGGGAATCCCGGGAGTGAAGTCTATCCGCAGCTCCTCGATATTTGGGATGTCGAGCATCTATATCATCTTCAAGGAGGATGTGGAGTTCTATTGGTCGCGTTCGCGGATACTTGAAAAGCTGAATTCTTTGCCTTCCAACCTGTTGCCCGAGGGCGTACAGCCAGCTTTGGGCCCTGACGCCACGGCTTTGGGACAGGTGTATATGTACACGCTGGAGGGCCGTGATCCGGAAGGGAATCCTACGGGAGGCTGGGATTTGCACGAGATCCGCAAGGTGCAGGATTTTCATGTAAAATACGCCCTTAGCGCCGTGGAAGGCGTTTCGGAAGTGGCTTCGATAGGTGGCTATGTCCAGGAATACCAAGTCGACGTGGATCCTAACGCCTTGAAGAGCTATAATATAGCGCTTCATCAAGTGATGCGTGCGGTACAACAGGCAAATAAGGACGTCGGTGCCAAAACCATCGAGATCAACCAAGCCGAGTATTTGGTTCGCGGATTGGGATATGTCAAATCAATCGGGGATTTGGAGGAGGCCGTAGTTTCTTTGGTGGACCAGACGCCTATTCGTATCAAGGATATCGCCCGTGTAAATCTCGGGCCGGCTACTCGTCGGGGAGCGTTGGACAAAGACGGCGCCGAGGTAGTCGGAGGGGTGGTCGTGGCCCGATACGGTTCCAATCCGATGCAGGTAATCAACAGGGTGAAGGACAAGATGCGGGCTATTTCTTCGGGATTACCCAAGAAGACCCTCGCAGACGGCAGGGAAAGCCAACTGACCGTCATGCCTTTCTATGACCGTTCGAATTTGATCCACGAAACCTTGGGCACCTTGGAGGAGGCGTTGTCTCTGGAGGTATTGGTGACCGTATTGGTGGTGATCATTATGGTGCTGAACCTGCGGGCCTCGTTTTTGATCTCAAGCCTGTTGCCCGTCGCCGTGCTCATGGTGTTTATCGCTATGCGCTATTTTCATGTGGACGCCAATATTGTGGCATTGTCCGGCATCGCCATTGCCATTGGCACCATGGTGGATTTGGGTATCGTGCTTTCCGAAAACGTGATTAAACACATCAAGGAAGCGCCCCCGGGCCAGAAGCTGGTGGATACGATCGAAACCGCCGCTACCGAAGTTGGCTCGGCTATCCTCACGGCCGTGGCGACAACGATTATCAGTTTCGTTCCGGTGTTTACGATGCAGGCCGCCGAAGGCAAACTGTTCCGTCCATTGGCCTTCACCAAGACTTTCGCCTTGTTGGCGGCGCTGTTGGTCAGCTTGCTGATCCTTCCTACGCTCGCTTACTGGATTTTCGGATTCAAACTGAAAAGCGAGAACAAAACCAAGATCGCAAACGCCCTTTTGCTTTTGGCCGGGCTGTTTGTCGGGTGGCGATACTCTTGGCAGGCGGGCGGTATGCTGTCGGCTTTGGCGCTTTCCTACCTTATCGCCTATGTGCCCCGGGTACCGAAAAAGATATCGGATATGGCGCCGATAGCGGCGGCCATTGTTTCCGTCGACGCCCTGCTGGCGCAGTACTGGATGCCTCTGGGGCTCGGTTTTTCCTTCTGGTGGAACTTCCTTTTCGTCACCGCCCTTTTGGCTGTTATCCTCGGCGGTTTTTACGCTTTGGAAAGAAATTACAGACGAATACTCCAATGGTGCCTTGAGAACAAGAAAAAGTTTTTGGCCCTGCCTTTCAGCTTGATGGCCTTCGCCCTGATGGCTTGGGTCGGTTTTCAACCGTTGTTCGGATTTGTTGCCAAAGGATTTGATTCTGTCGGATGGAATATCAGGGCTACGGCCCCTTGGAGCGCCATGTCGCACGCCTTTCCGGGCATGGGCAACGAGTTTATGCCGGCCTTGGACGAGGGGAGTTTTCTTTTGATGCCGACTTCGATGCCTCACGCCGGCCTTGACCAGAACAAACGGGTGGTGCAACAACTGGATATGCTGATGGCCAATATTCCGGAAGTGGATTTGGCCGTGGGCAAACTCGGACGAGTGGAATCGGCCTTGGACCCGGCGCCCATTTCGATGTACGAGAACATCATCAACTACAAAACCGAATATTTTACCGATAAGAATGACCGTAAGCCGAGGTTCAAGGTGGACGGCGAAGGGAAATTCGAAACCAAAACGGGAGAGAAGCTCAGCAATGACGAGGCTTTGGAAAGAAACCTGAACCCGGGCAGGGACTTGGTGGAATATTCCGAAGGGGAATATTTCAGGAATTGGCGAACGCATATACAGTCTTCCGACGATATCTGGAACGAAATAGTCAAGGCCAGCAAGATTCCGGGCGTCACTTCGGCGCCGAAACTTCAGCCGATAGAAACGAGGTTGGTGATGTTGCAGACGGGTATGCGGGCGCCGATGGGCATCAAGGTCTACGGACCGGATTTGAAAACCATCGAGGAATTCGGGCTGAAGCTGGAGGATCTGCTCAAGGAAGTGCCCACCGTGAAGAAAGAAGCCGTCTTCGCAGACAGGATCGTGGGCAAACCATATCTGCACCTTAAAATCAATCGTACGGAAATCGCCCGTTACGGCTTGAGCATCGAGGACGTACAGCGGTTTATCGAAACGGCTATAGGAGGCGTGCGGCTCAGCCAGACGGTGGAAGGCCGTGAGCGTTTTCCTATCCGGGTGCGTTATCCGCGCGAATTGCGGGACAACCCAGAGGCCTTGGCGAGCATATTCATTCCGACACCGTCGGGCGCCCAGGTCCCTTTGGAGGAGCTGATCGACATCGAATACGTTCAAGGCCCCCAGATGATCAAGAGCGAGGAGACTTTCCTGGTAGGTTATGTCCTTTTCGACAAGCTGGACGGAGAGTCCGAAGGAGAAGTGGTGAAGCGGGCACAACAATATATCCAAGGCCGGATAGACAATGGCGAGCTGACCGTTCCGGCGGGCGTAAGCTATAAGTTTTCCGGAAATTACGAGAACCAGATTCGGGCGGAGAAGCGCCTGAGCATTATCGTACCGATCGTACTGCTGACCATTTTTATGATCCTCTATATGCAGTTCCGTTCCGTGGCCACGTCCCTTATGATTTTCACGGGAATCGCGATGGCCTTCAGCGGGGCGTTTATCCTGCTTTGGCTTTACGGCCAGGATTGGTTTATGAATCTGGACTTGGGAACCGTGAATTTCCGGGAGCTGTTCCAGATGCATACCGTCAACCTGAGCGTGGCGGTTTGGGTGGGCTTTATCGCCTTGTTCGGTATCGCTACGGACGACGGGGTACTGATCGGGACCTATCTGGACCAAAGCATGAACAAGAACAAGCCGAAGGACAGGGAAAGTATCCGGGAGGCGATATGTCAGGCTGGTAGCCGAAGGATAAAGCCGGCTGTCATGACCTCGGCTACCACGATCATCGCCGTGTTGCCGGTGCTGACTTCCACGGGAAGAGGGTCCGACATTATGATTCCGATGGCCATACCGGCATTCGGAGGAATGGTAGTGGCGGCGGTGACCTATTTCATTACGCCGGTGCTCTACAGTTGGAGAGCCGAATCAAAACTAGGGAAGGAGGAAAAAGCATGA